From Coffea arabica cultivar ET-39 chromosome 10e, Coffea Arabica ET-39 HiFi, whole genome shotgun sequence, one genomic window encodes:
- the LOC113711801 gene encoding 28 kDa ribonucleoprotein, chloroplastic-like translates to MALLRLLHLPSCPTNFFCFHQNLSSASPQPATHRPPTLNATLSFPSLSFKLPFKSQRFNLFEFQVPFSAQAQPITQNSENAEKDNQEEEEEEEDDEGEEEELSKTRILAQNVPWTSTVDDLRPLFEKYGTVVDIELSMYNKTRNRGLAFVTMASHEEALAAFRNLESYDYQGRVLKLNWAKPKKIKPATPPKPKTLPIHNLFVANLHFAARAKDLKEFFNANNGNVVSAEIIFEDNPRRSAGYGFVSFNTKEEAEAALVGFKGKEFMGRPIRVARSRRFLRPQTKADVQSDIATANSNSLEN, encoded by the exons ATGGCACTTCTTCGTCTTCTCCATTTGCCATCATGTCCCACAAACTTCTTCTGCTTCCACCAGAACCTTTCCTCAGCTTCACCACAACCCGCCACTCACAGACCTCCCACACTCAACGCTactctctcttttccctctctttcatTCAAACTCCCATTTAAGTCCCAAAGATTCAATCTTTTTGAGTTCCAAGTCCCTTTTTCAGCCCAAGCCCAACCCATTACTCAAAAttcagaaaatgcagaaaaagataatcaagaagaagaagaagaagaagaagacgacgaaggagaagaagaagaattatCTAAAACCAGAATTTTGGCTCAGAATGTTCCATGGACCTCCACTGTAGATGATCTTCGCCCTCTCTTTGAGAAGTATGGTACTGTTGTGGACATTGAG CTGTCAATGTATAACAAGACCAGAAACAGGGGTTTGGCATTTGTTACAATGGCTTCACATGAGGAAGCTCTGGCTGCTTTCAGGAATCTCGAATCGTAT GATTATCAGGGTAGAGTGTTAAAGCTGAATTGGGCTAAGCCGAAGAAAATCAAACCTGCTACTCCTCCAAAGCCAAAGACATTGCCAATACACAACTTATTTGTGGCAAATTTACACTTTGCAGCCCGTGCCAAAGATCTCAAAGAGTTTTTCAATGCTAATAATGGAAATGTTGTTTCTGCTGAGATTATTTTTGAAGATAATCCTAGACGGTCTGCTGGTTATGGATTTGTTTCCTTCAATACTAAGGAGGAGGCTGAGGCTGCACTAGTAGGTTTTAAAGGGAAG GAGTTTATGGGGAGGCCAATTCGAGTGGCACGCAGTAGACGATTTTTAAGACCACAAACAAAAGCTGATGTTCAATCTGATATTGCCACAGCTAACTCAAATTCTTTAGAGAATTGA
- the LOC113711941 gene encoding uncharacterized protein, translating into MDLSQETEDFLRESVEYTLSLPVSTQTLQLKLRAAEEAQYHLRNQYLLLQSKLREKDEIIERARAEATLNAQALKKFVEENQKLAMECANLLGQCNRWERECSLYDHDREALMDFGNEADERAKEAEVRVHELEDEVKTLSEELQSYKYQYDEQSVGTSGEAAATEQMLLESLLASALGKDNVMSTAHSFLEANRGVDVFERMLSLWNSLRPSTQKVLALVAELTSLEKHKEHLRVNLDRAEEEVKVLFEENNILDEENKKLMRQLHRERNLHGSGGKHSGSVSSKGNKRKSSPKMCSQVEKKIDFGDADSLRQPLSPLQQYSPESRMHKK; encoded by the exons ATGGATCTTTCTCAAGAAACCGAAGACTTCCTTCGAGAATCGGTGGAATATACCCTCAGCTTGCCGGTCTCGACTCAGACTCTGCAATTAAAGCTTCGCGCCGCGGAAGAAGCCCAATATCATCTTCGCAATCAGTATCTTCTTCTCCAATCGAAACTCAGAGAAAAAGATGAAATCATCGAGCGAGCTAgg GCGGAGGCTACTCTGAATGCGCAGGCGTTGAAGAAATTTGTGGAGGAGAATCAGAAGTTGGCAATGGAATGTGCCAATTTGTTGGGGCAGTGTAACAGGTGGGAGAGAGAGTGCTCGTTGTATGATCACGATCGCGAGGCATTgatggattttggaaatgaggcGGATGAGAGAGCTAAAGAGGCTGAGGTTCGAGTTCATGAGTTGGAAGACGAGGTGAAGACGTTATCAGAGGAATTGCAATCTTACAAGTATCAGTATGATGAACAATCG GTTGGTACATCAGGAGAGGCTGCAGCGACAGAACAAATGTTACTTGAGTCACTATTGGCTTCTGCACTTGGAAAAGACAATGTCATGTCAACTGCGCATTCATTTCTAGAAGCTAATCGTGGAGTTGATGTGTTTGAAAGGATGTTGAGCCTGTGGAATAG CTTGAGACCGTCAACACAGAAGGTGTTAGCTTTGGTGGCTGAGTTGACGAGTTTGGAGAAACACAAGGAACATTTAAGAGTCAACCTTGATAGGGCTGAGGAGGAG GTGAAGGTGTTGTTTGAAGAAAACAACATCCTGGATGAGGAGAACAAAAAGTTAATGAGGCAACTCCACAGAGAACGAAATCTACATGGCTCTGGCGGAAAACATTCTGGCAGCGTTTCTTCAAAG GGTAACAAGAGAAAGTCCAGCCCCAAGATGTGCAGCCAAGTTGAGAAGAAAATTGATTTCGGTGATGCTGATTCACTAAGACAACCATTATCACCTTTGCAACAGTACTCGCCTGAAAGCAGGATGCACAAAAAGTAG
- the LOC140003878 gene encoding uncharacterized protein: MSTSILLCCSTPTGLRRRGGFTLNRPLDLAILAQKRSLFFAGCQSLIHPSHGVQTMNKSNRKFAVFNGVLPGVPLPSEPPPSDSWNGWILGAVLTFVLPFLANKWGPLLKIKDEVDTAVQTVENVVDAVEKVAEQVEKVAEDIAEGLPAGKLKNAVTFIENVADQIDDTAEVVGDAIDKVQEVGDQIESALDGEKEAIPEKAKEPAKEVKAEA, encoded by the exons ATGAGTACATCCATCCTTTTGTGTTGTTCCACACCAACTGGCCTTCGTAGGCGTGGAGGTTTCACACTGAATCGCCCTTTGGACTTGGCTATCTTAGCTCAGAAAAGGTCCCTCTTTTTTGCGGGTTGCCAGAGCTTGATTCATCCGAGCCATGGAGTGCAAACAATGAACAAGAGCAACAG GAAATTCGCAGTATTCAACGGTGTTCTACCGGGTGTTCCTCTACCTTCAGAGCCCCCTCCTTCAGATTCCTG GAATGGATGGATTCTGGGGGCAGTATTAACATTCGTTTTGCCCTTCCTGGCTAACAAATGGGGGCCATTGTTGAAAATCAAAG ATGAAGTTGACACTGCAGTACAGACGGTGGAGAACGTAGTGGACGCTGTAGAAAAGGTGGCGGAGCAAGTGGAAAAGGTGGCGGAAGATATAGCCGAAGgccttccagctggaaaactTAAAAATGCTGTTACCTTCATTGAAAATGTAGCTGATCAGATTGATGATACAGCAGAAGTGGTTGGTGATGCCATTGATAAG GTTCAAGAAGTGGGAGACCAAATAGAATCAGCCCTTGATGGAGAAAAAGAAGCGATCCCTGAAAAAGCAAAGGAGCCTGCCAAAGAAGTGAAAGCTGAGGCTTGA
- the LOC113711034 gene encoding uncharacterized protein has protein sequence MSGSFFLGSLNSRGLITKPSSCDEYTRRRGLFLNPGSNLGILAPQKNPMYFLGHQSLIHLSHEVQRKNERQRNFAVYNSVQPGVPPPSGPPSSDPLKGWIIGIVLTVVIPFLVQKCGKTFLRLENKVVAVVEKVEDAVEGIEKVAEKVEKVAENVADHLPEGELKNAAIFVEKVAARVDDTAEVVEKTIDKVEEVEEEAESAVEAALDKKDAVPDEAKETAKELKK, from the exons ATGAGTGGATCCTTCTTTTTGGGCAGTTTAAATTCGAGAGGGCTTATTACCAAGCCCTCCAGTTGTGATGAATATACTAGGCGTCGAGGCCTCTTTTTAAATCCTGGCTCCAATTTGGGTATCTTAGCACCCCAAAAAAATCCCATGTATTTTCTTGGTCACCAAAGCCTGATTCATCTCAGCCATGAAGTGCAAAGAAAGAATGAGAGGCAGAG GAATTTTGCAGTGTACAACAGTGTTCAACCAGGAGTTCCTCCACCTTCTGGACCACCTTCTTCAGATCCTTT GAAAGGCTGGATTATCGGAATCGTATTAACCGTGGTTATACCTTTCTTGGTGCAAAAATGCGGGAAAACATTTTTGAGACTTGAAA ATAAAGTTGTCGCAGTTGTAGAGAAGGTGGAGGATGCAGTGGAAGGAATCGAAAAGGTAGCGGAGAAAGTTGAAAAAGTAGCGGAAAATGTAGCCGATCATCTTCCAGAAGGAGAACTCAAAAATGCTGCAATCTTCGTTGAAAAGGTAGCAGCTCGGGTTGATGATACAGCAGAAGTCGTTGAAAAAACCATCGACAAG GTTGAAGAAGTGGAAGAAGAGGCAGAATCAGCGGTTGAAGCAGCACTTGACAAAAAAGATGCAGTCCCTGATGAAGCAAAGGAGACTGCCAAAGAGCTAAAGAAGTGA
- the LOC113712687 gene encoding uncharacterized protein, which yields MASSSVLYTNFFTSLLDIKSCKRSRSSIFQHPLPKHEVPRSLPKNGSLQYLGTSLEIAPINRRSNKDFAVYCTPPEAGGIFPFWPLTENFWPPTEHSWTWLLGLVALVPVAAQRLLTLTKEVETVAETVEKIAESVENVAEDVEKMAEDVAEKLPEGSKLKQVVAFVENAAKEMEKDAQLAQDLMDKVEEVDEQVESMLTNGSKGTVKAAANDQK from the exons ATGGCATCATCGTCTGTTCTTTATACTAACTTTTTTACCAGTCTTCTTGACATCAAGTCATGCAAGAGATCTCGATCTTCCATCTTCCAGCACCCTTTACCAAAACATGAGGTTCCAAGATCACTACCCAAAAATGGAAGCTTGCAGTACCTCGGGACCAGCTTGGAGATCGCACCAATTAACAGAAGATCAAACAA GGACTTTGCCGTCTACTGCACTCCCCCAGAAGCAGGCGGGATCTTTCCATTTTGGCCCCTTACAGAGAACTTTTGGCCCCCTACAGAACATTCTTG GACTTGGCTACTAGGCTTGGTGGCATTAGTACCCGTGGCTGCCCAAAGATTGTTAACGTTGACCA AGGAAGTGGAAACCGTGGCTGAGACGGTGGAGAAAATAGCAGAATCCGTGGAAAACGTGGCGGAGGACGTGGAGAAGATGGCGGAGGATGTTGCCGAGAAGCTCCCAGAAGGCAGTAAACTCAAGCAAGTTGTTGCTTTTGTTGAAAATGCTGCCAAAGAAATGGAAAAGGATGCTCAACTGGCTCAAGATTTGATGGACAAG GTTGAGGAAGTGGATGAGCAAGTGGAATCTATGCTCACAAATGGATCAAAAGGCACTGTGAAGGCAGCAGCAAATGATCAAAAGTAG
- the LOC113712914 gene encoding uncharacterized protein: MSTSILLCCSTPTGLRRRGGFTLNRPLDLAILAQKRSLFFAGCQSLIHPSHGVQIMNKSNRKFAVFNSVQPSGPPSSGSWNGWILGAVLTFVLPFLTNKWGPLLKIKNEVDTAVQTVENVVDAVEKVAEQVEKVAEDIAEGLPAGKLKNFVTFIENVADQIDDTAEVVGDAIDKVQEVEEQVESAVESALDGEKEAIPDEAKEPAREVKAET, translated from the exons ATGAGTACATCCATCCTTTTGTGTTGTTCCACACCAACTGGCCTTCGTAGGCGTGGAGGTTTCACACTGAATCGCCCTTTGGACTTGGCTATCTTAGCTCAGAAAAGGTCCCTCTTTTTTGCGGGTTGCCAGAGCTTGATTCATCCGAGCCATGGAGTGCAAATAATGAACAAGAGCAacag GAAATTCGCAGTATTCAACAGTGTTCAACCTTCAGGACCCCCTTCTTCAGGTTCCTG GAATGGATGGATTCTGGGGGCAGTTTTAACATTCGTTTTGCCCTTCTTGACTAACAAATGGGGGCCATTGTTGAAAATCAAAA ATGAAGTTGACACTGCAGTACAGACGGTGGAGAACGTAGTGGACGCTGTAGAAAAGGTGGCGGAGCAAGTGGAAAAGGTGGCGGAAGATATAGCCGAAGgccttccagctggaaaacttaaaaattttgttacctTCATTGAAAATGTAGCTGATCAGATTGATGATACAGCAGAAGTGGTTGGTGATGCCATTGATAAG gttcaagaagttgaagaacaGGTGGAATCAGCTGTTGAATCAGCTCTTGATGGAGAAAAAGAAGCGATCCCTGATGAAGCAAAGGAGCCTGCCAGAGAAGTGAAAGCTGAGACTTGA